The nucleotide sequence cacacacacacacacacacacacacacacacgcgcgcgcgcgcccaccaacgcacgcacgtacgcataaAGCACGCACGTGCGCGCACACGCAATTACACGCACAGTCacactaattttttttttaggaaaaTCACCTCATGAAAGACATAGTTTACAAGATGAGACAACACTGCAACTTTAACATCAATTCATGTTAACTGAGCATCAAAGTGTACAATCTCAAAGTTAATGTTCGCAATTTCAACATTAATGTACGCAAATGAAACATTACTGCACGAACATTTCACAAAAAAACGTACACAAGTTCAACATTAGCGTACATGTAGATCAACTGCACCTCCGTGTACATATCAGCTGCACATCAATGTACATATCAACTGCACATCACCGTACGCAAATGAAATATCTGTTCATGTACGCAGTGTTGTTTCTAGACACAGGAACAaaataggtcagttggacctggattcaaaatatatatacatcgGTCCAAATGAAAACTAGACGTGTGATTAGCTTGGAGGAAATGGACTTAAAATGCAAGTTACATAACATAATTCACAGTAAAACGAGGCTTTGCGATACTGGGGACGAAAGGCTTAGTTATCAGCTAGACCAGTGCAACTATCATACATGTCCTACCAAATGACCGAGGTAGGTATCAATGACGATGGGATACGATTACTACCCTAGTATAGACGTGTATACGATTTCTCCATCGTTTACAGAGATCCTTTGttaggttaaaaaaaacaaagcaaaacacacacaaaaacagaaagattTCGCGAAATAAGTAACATTAAAATGTTTGTAAAATATTACGCGGCCAAAACaaccatttaaaaaaatggaCAAGTTGACATGACAGCTATAAGGTCCTTGCCGAGATGTATATTTGCAGTATCTGTGGTCAGCCTATTCCGTGGACAAAGTATGAGTTTGTTGCCCTTGGAGTTAGCCTCACAATTTGCGATTTCTTTTTTGTAGTGTTCAGTTTAGTAGTatgacacaacacaaacagGCATTAAACATAGTATTCCCCTTTTTATGATACTGTCTTAAGCTGTATCGGGGTTCAAAACGGTCTGAATGTTTCTTGTTCTCACGATCACTCTGGTCGGGGAGTAAGTCTTTGTTTGCCCTTGGTAGTATCAATGTCAAAAGCCAATTAAGGTCAAGTCTTCACTCATTTCAAGGAACTCGAATTGTAGGGCTGGCGCAGCTTCTTCTGCGTACGACACTTGAGTGGACATTTTTGTCTGCTAACTCAGCATTACACTGCGTATACATTCGGCTTTACATTGCAAGGAACAGGCACGCAAATCAAAGAAAACGTCCTCCAGACATGTCCCACCTTTGCTGACCTGACCCGCCGGAGATGGCGGACCTGAAGGAGAGACTGTGGGGTCGGGCCTGCGACGAGCTGAAGACTTAGTCATTTTAACAACCTTAACAAAGTAGCATAGTGACGGGAACGAAGTAGAAGAAGGTTGATCGGGTTATATGAGGGATTACATTTGACTTGCTCTTGGTAACGAAGTCTTCGCTCGCCTTGAAGCTGATCGGATCATGGGCAGGAATGTTGCTGGAATGTATCTTCTCAGGCAAATGAGCCGAAACAGACATAAAAGTTTAGGCAAATGTCCGAAGTTTTGGGCAGTCATTAGCGTCATCCTTGTACCCCACCGTGAAAAGTTTGTGCAGAGTTTTCAGCGATTTGAAGTAAGTTTCAGCCGCCACCCCTGACAGGTAGTAAGCTTTCCTCTTGACAGCAATGTTAAGAACCACCGAGTCATTACTCGCCTTCAGGTAGGTCTGCGAAGACAGCAAGTAATCATTCCTTAGCCTTGCCATTGACAACGATGTCTTTAGGACTGGTTATAGGGCGAGATCACTTTCCTTGACAACACTGTCTATAGTTCAGCATTGCACAGAGTATTTTCTGGCTTCTGGGTTGATCGGGAGCAAGTCTCCATTGCCTTCGACAAGGATGTCTCTTGGATAGGTCGATCGCGAGTATACTTTCCTTGAAAACTATGTCTATAGCTCAGTAATGAACAGAGTATTTTCTGGCTTTTAAATTGATCGGGAGCAAGTCTTTCTTGCCTTCAGTAATTCAGCATCAAACAAAATCTTTCCTCGCCTTGACATTGACCTTGTTATAAGGCGAGTACAGCCCGCGCTTCATACGGCATTTGAGCGGGATCTTGTGAAAACTCTCCTCCTCAAAGCTGTTCCTGGAACTCCTACGCGACTCCCCGCTGCCTGAGCTGGCATCGTCCTCACTCACCAGGACAGGACTGCCACCGGAAGCTCCTGAGCTGCCATCAGACATACAGGGGCTGTTGCTGAACGAGGAGGAGCGGTCTCTGTGGTCGCTGAGAGAGTTCGGGCGGAGCGAGGACGACCCGCTGCTCTCCGAGGAGGCGTCACTGGCTGCGGAGCCGTGGTGGGAGCGAGggaggaggtggtggtggttggggaGGTAGGAGCAGGAGCTTGATGAGGTGCTGGTGTTGGTGGAACTGTCGCCCTGCGACGCCATGTAGTGCGGAGGGGAGTAGTCATGAGAGGTGGTCATGGGGGCAGCGGCGAACCGCGAGGAGGCGGAGGTAGAGGCTGACCTAACGTGCGGTTGGTAAGAACACCCGCCGTTGGTTGTGGCAGAGGGGGAGGAacaggaggaagaagaggaggagctACCTCCCTTGGCGAAGAACTCGGAATAGTTATGCCCTGACCCGCTTCGGTGCGCACCGGGATAGACGGGGAATGAGGAGTGGGTGGAGGAGTACAGAGGAGAAGAGTAGGAGGGGTAGCTCTTGGCGAACGTTGACGCGGGACAGTTATCACTGCTTCCCGCAGAAGAGCTGCTATGCGCGGCGGGTGGGGCGTTGTTCCTGTGGGGGTGGCGATAGGAGGCTGGCAGAGAATTCTTTCTGGACACGTTGTTGGCGTGCGCAGCAGGGGGGTAGGCCCCGCTGTCACTGAGGGAGGAAGGTTTGGGCTGGGGGGCAGAACTGAAGTGGGCGGCGGGAGGAGAGAGACTAGACGCAGACTGAGAATGAGCATTGCCCGCCCGGTAGCCCGGCCCGCCCTCACGCTCACAGCTCTTGTTTATAACGTTCCCGTTCTGACCTGCATTAGTAAGCTTCACCTTCTGCTGATAGCCTGCCTTcttccccttctcctcctccacGCACTGAGCCGGGGAGGAGCTGTTTGAGTGCAGAGATGGGGCGCCAGTGGAGGAGTTCCCGATGCCTGACGACGACGAGGACGACCCTGGAGACCCTGCGGGCGAGGAGGAGGGGGCCGGGGTCTTGGTGACGGGGAGGCCGAAGATGGTCTGGAGCTTCCCCAGCTCTCTACGCAGCTCCATGTTCTCCGACTGTAATTCCAGCATGCGGTGCTCCATCAGCTTCTCAATGGTCTTTCGCTTGACGCGGGACCGCCTGGCCGAGATGTTGTTCTTGTGCCTCTTGCTCCAGTATTGAATGTCCTTCTTAAACTCCGGAACGAACTCGCGTTTAGCTCTAGACTGGCTCGTACCCATGTCGTCGAGGCAATCTTTGGAGATGGCGAAGTGGAGGGTGCCAGTCACCATGTTTTCGTTCTGCTCTAATTGTCCGGAACGGCTCAGGTCGTCAGCTTCCTCGTCGCTAAAACCGCTACTCGCGTCCGTGGCTGCGCGAAAGTGTGTAGGAATGTTGCCGTTGTTTTGACagtgactgtctctgtctctgtcgctatCTCTATCTTCTCTAGGTGCTCGCTGGTACGGGTGATAACGCGGGTTGCTCTGCTCCAAGTATTTCCCCTGACTAGACAAGTCTGTATTGTTGTCGGAAAGGTTTTCTGCGAATTTAGTGTAAGAAGAAGGGGGATCATTCCTAGGCATGAGGTCAATCACCAGACCTCGGTTAGAGTTATCGTCCTCTTCTAACGGTTCATCTTTAACCGAGACCATGGGTTGTTGTCCACACAGAGACTGGGACGGGGGGAGTAGGGCGGGGTTTGCGGACGCCGCCATTTGTGGTGTTACTGTGGTTGTAGAGTTGTGGTCACTTCTCTTGGACTCCAAGACAGGTTTGTTGTCGAAGGTTGCGTCTGCGTTTCAATCCGTTGGCCTGCAACAATAAACACATGTTATAGGTTAGTAACCAATCGTACTTCCAGCTAGCCACCAGGAAGTTAATATCCA is from Littorina saxatilis isolate snail1 linkage group LG5, US_GU_Lsax_2.0, whole genome shotgun sequence and encodes:
- the LOC138966940 gene encoding uncharacterized protein; amino-acid sequence: MVTGTLHFAISKDCLDDMGTSQSRAKREFVPEFKKDIQYWSKRHKNNISARRSRVKRKTIEKLMEHRMLELQSENMELRRELGKLQTIFGLPVTKTPAPSSSPAGSPGSSSSSSGIGNSSTGAPSLHSNSSSPAQCVEEEKGKKAGYQQKVKLTNAGQNGNVINKSCEREGGPGYRAGNAHSQSASSLSPPAAHFSSAPQPKPSSLSDSGAYPPAAHANNVSRKNSLPASYRHPHRNNAPPAAHSSSSAGSSDNCPASTFAKSYPSYSSPLYSSTHSSFPVYPGAHRSGSGHNYSEFFAKGGSSSSSSSCSSPSATTNGGCSYQPHVRSASTSASSRFAAAPMTTSHDYSPPHYMASQGDSSTNTSTSSSSCSYLPNHHHLLPRSHHGSAASDASSESSGSSSLRPNSLSDHRDRSSSFSNSPCMSDGSSGASGGSPVLVSEDDASSGSGESRRSSRNSFEEESFHKIPLKCRMKRGLYSPYNKVNVKARKDFV